The uncultured Bacteroides sp. genome includes the window ATATTAGATTTAAAGGTAATATAGAATTATTTTATCTGCATCCGAACAGATTTGTCACACGGCAAGAAAGCGGACATCAAATTTTAGGAATAGACGCACATACGCCATATATTATTCTAAGATTTGTCGCATGGGAAGCCTATCATGATGTTGGACATCATGGCTTCTCTGAAGAAAATAAATTAAAAACTGCAGAAGTTTTTTCACAATATGCCAAAGTCTTTATCAGTTCTGAAAAGCCTCTTGCTCCAGAACTTTCAAAATACCAAATAAAAATTCCTTTTGAGAAAATGCATACGGTTTTGAAAGATGCTACCATGTTTTTTGGAGAAGGTGCTTCGATGGCTTCGGAAAGTGCTGTATTGGGAACCCCGGCTATTTATATAAATGATTTATTGGCTGGCTGTACCAACGAAGAAACAAAATATGGAATTCTTTTTTCCTTTAAACAAGATGTAAACAGCCAAAAGTTGTCTATCGAAAAAGGAATTGAATTACTTCAAACAGAAGGTTTAAAAGACATATGGAATATAAAGTTACAATCTTTCTTATCTGACAAAATAGATGTAACCGCTTTCCTCGTTTGGTTTGTAGAAAAATATCCGGTAAGCAAGAAAATAATGAAACAAAATCCGGACTATCAAAACCGTTTCAAATAATGGATTTTACACTTAAAACTTATCACAGTCTTTTGACTGTACTACTCAATGCCGGTTACACCTTTTACACTTTCGAGCAATTTATGTCTGTTCCTCCAAAAGGTAAGATAGTTGTACTTCGACATGATATTGACAAAAAGCCACAAAATGCTTTAATATTAGCAGAGATAGAACATCAATTAGGCATAAAAGCTTCTGATTATATCAGAGTGGTAAAAGGGACTTGGAATGAGAATATTATTAGGAAGATTGTAGCCTTGGGACACGAGGTCTCTTATCATTATGAGGACTTAAGCATTACCAAAGGTGATTATAAAAAAGCATGGGAACATTTTAAAGAAAACATGGCGAAAATTCGTGAATTTTACCCTGCCAAAACAATTTGTATGCATGGCAGTCCACTCAGCAAATGGGATAATCGCAAATTGTGGGAGAAGTATAACTATCGAGAAATCGGTATTATCGGTGAGCCTTATTTTGATGTGGACTATTCAAAAGTGCTTTATATCACAGATACCGGTAGAGGATGGAGTAATGCCAAAGTAAGTGTAAGAGATAAAATTGCAAACTCAAATAAGACACTACAGCTAAACATCAAGAACACTCAACAAATGATTGAAATGATTGAAAGCAATTGCTTCCCTAATTATATTATTATCAATACCCATCCGCAACGTTGGTTTCCTTTTGGAATAAACTGGATGAAAGAATTATTGCTCCAAGCATTGAAAAATAGAGTAAAACGAATATTGATTTTAATACGCACAAATTAAACAATAACAATCAATGAAACAAATCTTTTATATTCTTATAGTCATCACACTATTTTCTTCTTGTACCTCGCAAAAGCAAATATCCTATCTGCAAGATATTCAAGGAGATTATTCAATGAAAATTGGACAAAAACAAGATGCTACCGTGCAAACAGGTGATTGGATGTCTATTATAATTAGCAGTAAGGATGCTGAGTTGGCACAAATGTTCAATCTACCTATTGTTAGTAATTCGATAGTAGGTAACGAAATCTATTCAGGAGGGACAAACCGCGTGTCAGGCTATTTGGTGGATGAAAACGGTTACATTGACTTTCCGCAATTGGGAAGCATTAAAATACAAGGAATGACACTGATAGAGATTTCCTCATTAATAAAAAGAAAACTTATTGATAGAGGATACCTAAATGATCCGACAGTAACAACACAATATATGAATTTCAAAATATCAGTGATGGGTGAAGTTGCTCATCCAGGCACATTTAGCATTTCCACGGGAAGAATTACCTTATTAGAAGCATTGAGTATGGCGGGCGATCTCACCATATTCGGAAAACGGGAAAATGTAAAGGTGATACGTGAAGAGAATGGGATACGAAATGTAGTTAATATGGATTTGAGAAGCAAGAAGATTTTTAACTCTCCCTATTTTTATCTGCACCAGAATGATATGGTGTATGTGGAACCGAACAAAGTAAGAGCGGGGCAACGGGAAATAAATCAGAACCGTAGCATAGGAACGTTTGCTTCTATCATATCCGTACTTATTTCTCTCTCTGTCCTAATCTTCAAATAACGCACAAAAGGAATGAATGACGATAAATTCGCAGACTACGATCTGGTTGACATAAAAAACAAGAAGCAGCCGGAATCGGCTTTGCTAGCGGATGCACTAACCATCTTGCTGAGGTATAAATTTCTATTTGCTTTTTGTCTGATAGCTAGTTGCACATTGGGATATGTATATATTCGTACTACTCCGAAAATGTTTATGCGCACGGCTACCATCATGGTGAAAGATACTCAAAAGGGCACAGGGTTGATGGAATCACAGACTTTCAATGACGTGTTGACATTGGGTAGCAACTCTGTAGCTAATGAGACAGGCATTCTTAAAAGCCGGAGGTTGATGTATAAAGTGACGGAACGATTAAAACTGAATGTAAGCTATCGGGCTTTGAATCTAAAGAAAACAGAGCTATACTCCAGCTCACCGATAAAAGTACATTTCATGAATGAAAATGAAGAGTGTAGTATGGTGGTAAAATTGGCCGGAAACGATGTAATAGAGTTGAGTGAAATCAACGATAATAGAATATCTGCCATAAATGTGACTGTAGGCAAAATTACAAATACACCTATAGGTAAGATATATATAGAGATGGACTCTATAGGAAAAGCAGAAAATAAGGGGATGGAAATATTGGTAAGCAATGCCCCATTAAAGATCACGGCAAATGCTTTCTGTAATCGATTGAATGTAGGAGCAAATGAAACTCAATCATCATTACTAAATTTGTCTATTGTAGATGAGAATCCACAACGAGCGGAAGATGTATTAAACACATTGATTGATGTTTACAACCAAGATGCCATAGATGATAAGAACAAAGTGACAATCAACACCGCTAACTTTATAGATGAGCGTTTAAGCATAATTGAAAAGGGACTTGGGCTGGTTGATTCGGAAATAGAAGAATACAAGAAGCAAAACAGATTAACTGACCTATCTTCTGAAAGTGATGTTTTTCTGAATAATTCCAATAAACTGGACAATGATGGACTGAGTATAGAGAACCAGTTAAATATGGTAGAATACATGAAAGCCTACCTGCTAAGAAATGGCAAAGATACAGAAATGATTCCGGGAAGTATTGGTATACAAGACAATGGTATTCTGAAACAAATAACGGATTATAATGAGATAGTGGCCAAAAGAAACAAACTGCTAGCAAACAGTAGTGAGCGTAATCCGTTGGTGAAAGATATGGACGCTACTCTGAAGTTACAACGGAATTCCATTGTCCGCGCGATAGATAATTTACAGACTTCGTTGAAACTTCAGTCCATGAATATGAAGAGTAAGGAACAAGAAACGTATGACAAGATAACGAGTCTACCTACCCAACAGAAACAGATTGTTAGCATAGAGAGGCAACAGAAAATCAAAGAGGAACTGTATCTCTATCTGCTGAATAAGAAAGAAGAAAATGAATTGCAGCAGACCATTGCCGAGAGCAATTGCAAAATTGTAGATGTGGCAGACGGTCCTTCATCTCCTGTATCACCCAATAAAATTCAGGTTATATTGATTTGCCTGATAGCGGGATTTTCTATCCCCTCTTTGTTGCTTTACTTGAGAATGCTACTAAATACGAAAGTATATCTGAAAGAAGACATCAAGGATAAAGTGTCCATTCCATTCCTGGGCGAAGTACCTTTTGACAAGGTTAGTGAAGAAAAAGATATAAGGATTTCGGAAGATAGTGCCCACGAACACCTTAACGAGGCTTTGAAAATAGTACGTGAGAATCTGAACTTTATAAACGGAAAGCAAGACGAAAAAGGAAAAACGGTTCAATTAATCTCATTCAACCCGTCATCGGGAAAAACTTTCATTACCATAAATCTTGCCGTCAATATAGCAAGCTCAAATGCCAAGGTGATAGCACTGGACTTGGACTTACGAAAAGCATCATTGAGCAAGCGTTTAGGATTCAGCACAAAACAAGAGGGAATATCAAACTATCTGTCAGGAGATGCAAATAATATACAGACATTGATACATACTGTTAACGCAGATAATCTGAGTTTTGACGTGATTTCTTCGGGAGTCATTCCGCCGAACCCTTCCGAACTATTGAAAGACACACGACTGGACAAACTGATGGAATTTCTAAAACAGGAGTATGATTATGTGCTTTTCGACAATCCGCCTTACGGATTGTTGGTGGATGCCTTTGTCTGTTCGCGCCTCGCCGACCACTCCATCTATGTCATCCGCTCGGGCATGTTTGACAAACGTCTGCTACCTGATTTGCAGGAGTTGTATGATTCCAATAAACTAAAACACCTAAGTATCATACTAAACGGAGTAGACTATAAAAAGATGGCATATAGCTATAAGTATGGCTACAGTTATCACTATCACCACTACAAGAAACAACATGAGAAGCAAAGAGGATGGAAGAACCTTTACAGTAAGCTTTTTGGAGATAAATATTAAAACTGTCACCGATGAAACGCACTTTTCATGAAACAGTATTGTTTGATTTGCTGAAGATTTCTCTTTGGAACCAAGGGGCGATTATCAATTATGCCAATCTTGCAGAGGAAGACTGGAAAGCAATTTATCAACTTGCAGCCGAACAGGGAGTACAAAGCTTAGTATTTGATTCTATAATCCAGCTTCCTGAAAAGTGGCGGCCAGAGGATACACTACTGTTAATGTGGGCAGCCAATACAAAACTACAAGAGCAGAGATTTATGCGTAATGTAATGGCGACAAATCAGTTGAACGAAATTTTCAAAGCTCAGGAATTAGAAATATTGCTGCTCAAAGGAGTAGGATTGGCGATTTTCTATCCGAACCTTTTATATCGAGAGTTTGGAGACATCGACATCTATACGAATGACCATAAGAAAGCAGACAACATCTTGCTGCAATACGGTGAACAGACACGAGAACACCCGAAACACAATGTTTTCAAATTTAAAGGAATTCCGGTAGAGAATCACAGAAATTTTATCACTTTAATAAAAGGTACAGACCTTTTCAGCAGGAAGCGAAGAAAGGCATTTGAAACAGTAGAGAAAGAATTGCATGATATTCTGAAAGATGAAGGGAGTTTCCTCTTCAGAACTTACGATAACTTAAGAGTGCCTTCCGCTACATTCAATTTTCTCTTTTTGCTGATGCACACCGGAACGCATTTAGGAGGAGAATTAGTCATGAGGCATTTATGTGATTGGGCTTGTTTCTTGAGCACCAATCAGGGAAGATATAATGAAAAGCGAATTGAAACAACACTGGGACTATTGAACTTCCGGAAGATATGCTTTCTGATGACGGATACGGCAATCCGATACTTGGGAATGCCTCCTGAATTTGCTCCTTCTTTTTATCGGAAAGAGAGCCGGGCAAGACTGAATGAAAGGTTTATGAACAGCCTATTTCATAGGTTCCCTGGTTCTAAGGAAGTAAGAAAGAATACATTATGGTGTAAGTGGAGAAGGTTTTATAGCAAACAATGGAAATATGATTTGCTCTATTGTGAGTATCTGCCTGAAAGGTTGGTACGCACTCTGATACTTTGGTATCAAGGATATAAAGGAAGAATGTTTAAATGATTAATTTTAAAAATTACAATTATGGAAAAAGAAGATGAAAAAAAGAAGGAAGAAATGCTGCAACACGCCCAAAAGAAAGAAACTTTTGAACCGTTGGAAATGAAAATAGTAGATGTGAAAGTAGAAAAAGGTTATGCTACTTCAGGGCATAATGATCCTGTCACAATTCAACAGTGGAAAAATGGTAATTGGTAATAAAAAAAGCAATTATGAGAATAAAATTATTATTAGGCTTGAGTCTGTTTGCTATCTTGGCAATGGACTGTATATCTGAAACGGACACGCCAAAGAGTAATGATAAGATTACGCGCATCTATGTAGGAACGGCTAATGCTAAGTCGAGAACCTTAACCGATGCTTCTACAGCTGAAGTGACTTGGAAAGATGGTGACGAGATTGCAGTGTTCCATATAAATGGTAGTGGACGAAGTGATTATAAACGCTTTCTATTATCTTCGGGTGCCGGCGAACAGTCGGCCTATTTTGAAGGCGTTACAGCAGATGACTATCTTACAGCTGGAGAGACGTATAAGGTAGCTTATCCTTATTCTTCAGTAGAAGAGTACGATGGAGATAACAATATCTTTAATATGCACGCTAATATAAGTGCAAGCAACAACACTGACCATTTGGCCAATCACAATTGGCTTGTTTCCGGTAACCGCGTCATACCAACGGATGGAACAATGCCTTCTTTCTCTCTTGCACAAATCACAGCTCTTGCGAAAATTCGTCTGGATATTGACAACTTTACGGTAACAGGTCTAACTAACAGACGTTATTTGACTAATGTAAACTTCACAATAGCAGATGCAACAAAGGCATTCTATAATTATATCTATTGGAATGAAGACTTAGACGTTACAGCATACGAACGTTCAGAAGTTGCTACGGCAGGATTTTCAAATCAAGTCCAAATCGTTAATAATAGCTCCTATTATTATTGGGTGCCTATTATGCAAGAAACTTCAAGCGGTATTAAACAGTTAGACCTGTCTGTCCATTGGAGAGATGGAAACAATGTAGATTATTCAAGCGTTGTAGAGTATACGCCAAAGAGTATGTTTGTTCCGGGATATATTTATAATGTACATTTAATTCTGACTTTTACAGAAAATAGTGGAAATAGTGGCATACTAAGTTTGGTAGAGTAGTGTAATTATTCGATCATGTCAAATTATGTATATTAGAAAAGAATACCAATTGCAGACCATAGCCAGCAAGAATTTTATCTTTCTTCACAAAAGTGGGGAAGTGGATATGACACGCATCTTGTCGTTCAACAAAACATCTGTCTGGCTATGGCAACAATTGTCAGAAAAAGAGTTTACCGAAGAGGAGGCATTGACTTTGTTGTGCGAACACTATGAGGGAGACATTTCACAAATAAAACAGAATCTAGAATGGTGGATAGAGTCGTTAATAGAAGAAGATGTCATTGTGAAGTAGCTTTTTGACATGCTGATAAATACATTCTCAATCTTAACTAGGAGAACTGGTTTTCGTTGTTTGTCCCTCGATGCACATTAGTCCCTTTTATGTTCTAATATCAAAAGATGGAAAACTATTATAGTATAGCTGGGCATTTAGTTTGTATTGTTTGTGAAAGCCCTACGGTGATGCTAGCCCTTTCAGAATTTGAGGCGTTTCAGGTTTCGGGTTCCGAATCAGAATCGGGTAACACGGATATAATCGTGACTTTGCAAGAAGATACACCTCAATCTGTTCAGGGCACTCTATATCACACACTTGTGACCGATGTTGCGGTTTCTCGTTTTTACAACTCGGCAGAGGTCTCAGGAATGGAAATTTGGCAGTGTGAACGATTGCAATTAACAATGCGGTTCAAACATGGCAGTCAAGAGTGTTTCATACAAGGAAACTTGTCGCCATTGTTACTTCGCTTTGCTTTGTGGGCCGCTTTCAATATAGCGGTCATCGGTCGTCAGACGGTGGCTATTCATGCTTCGGCAGTTATCTATCAAGGCCGGGCATTCCTGTTTTTGGGTGAATCGGGTACAGGTAAAAGCACACATACCCGACTGATTTGTCAGCATTATCCCCAAGCGGAATTGCTGAACGACGACAGCCCTATTCTTAGGATTGAGCACGATAGATGTATGGTTTACGGTTCGCCTTGGAGTGGAAAGACATCTTGCTATAGACAGTGTAAGGCTCCTTTGGGTGGAGTGGTTAGGCTTCATCAGTCGGTAGTAAATAAGATTTCACGATTGCCTGTACATCAAGCAATCGGTGCTTTATTGCCCTCTTTCCCCCCAGAATTGTATTTATGCTATGGTAGTCAGTCCAAAGTCTTAGCTATCATTTCGGAAATCATAGAGCAAGCCCCTGTTTATTCCTTGCAATGTCTTCCTGATAAAGAGGCAGCCGAAATGTCAGTTGAAACCATAACGAAATCTTTGTGAATATGGAAGAAATCGATAACAATTGGTTGTTCCGGCAGGTTGAGATAGCCTTGAACACTAAAAAACGAGTAAAAATCCGTTTGATGGGAGAAAGCATGTATCCTTTTCTAAATTCAAGGAGCGACATATTGGTCATTGCCCCATTTATTTCAGAAACTGTGCGCGTGGGCGATGTGGTATTGGCTAAGGTCAACGACCAATATGTTCTTCATCGGCTTATTGAAAAAAAAGAGCAGGGATGGTGTAAGTTGCAGGGTGATGCAAACATGAAAAAACAAGAGTTGGTGCATGTGGGAAATATTATTGGACGATTAGTACAGATAGAACGAAATGGGACACAAACGATAGATTGTCTCTCTAAAAAGTGGCAGTGGTATGGACGATGCTGGATAAAATTAAGATTCTGCAGAACCTATTTGTTGAAAATTATTTTATGGAAACGCCGTGCCATAAAGAAATGAAGTGGTAATGGGAAAATATGAAAAAATAAGAAGCATATATCAGGCATTACCCGATAAAACTCGTGTATGTGGTATTTGGGTGCTAATCTGGATTGTGATAAGATCCTTGTTCGATTTTATAGGAATAGCAAGCGTCCTATCTGTTGTATATTTCTTGATCAGAAAGGAATATATGAATTATGCGCTATGGGTTATAGCATTGTGCTTTGCGATTTTGCTTATTAAAATGGTCGCATTACATTACATCGACAAGTATTGTATGCAATGGTATTTATCCATTTATAAGTATTTTTCAACGTCTGTTTTATTGAAGTATTATCAGAGTGGTTTGCTATTTATCCGAAAACAGGGTATCGCAGATTTAACTTATAACACAAACGGTATCTGTTATGCTTTTACTACACTTGTTATTCCATCCATTTTACAGTCGGCAGG containing:
- a CDS encoding polysaccharide biosynthesis/export family protein, whose protein sequence is MKQIFYILIVITLFSSCTSQKQISYLQDIQGDYSMKIGQKQDATVQTGDWMSIIISSKDAELAQMFNLPIVSNSIVGNEIYSGGTNRVSGYLVDENGYIDFPQLGSIKIQGMTLIEISSLIKRKLIDRGYLNDPTVTTQYMNFKISVMGEVAHPGTFSISTGRITLLEALSMAGDLTIFGKRENVKVIREENGIRNVVNMDLRSKKIFNSPYFYLHQNDMVYVEPNKVRAGQREINQNRSIGTFASIISVLISLSVLIFK
- a CDS encoding polysaccharide biosynthesis tyrosine autokinase, yielding MNDDKFADYDLVDIKNKKQPESALLADALTILLRYKFLFAFCLIASCTLGYVYIRTTPKMFMRTATIMVKDTQKGTGLMESQTFNDVLTLGSNSVANETGILKSRRLMYKVTERLKLNVSYRALNLKKTELYSSSPIKVHFMNENEECSMVVKLAGNDVIELSEINDNRISAINVTVGKITNTPIGKIYIEMDSIGKAENKGMEILVSNAPLKITANAFCNRLNVGANETQSSLLNLSIVDENPQRAEDVLNTLIDVYNQDAIDDKNKVTINTANFIDERLSIIEKGLGLVDSEIEEYKKQNRLTDLSSESDVFLNNSNKLDNDGLSIENQLNMVEYMKAYLLRNGKDTEMIPGSIGIQDNGILKQITDYNEIVAKRNKLLANSSERNPLVKDMDATLKLQRNSIVRAIDNLQTSLKLQSMNMKSKEQETYDKITSLPTQQKQIVSIERQQKIKEELYLYLLNKKEENELQQTIAESNCKIVDVADGPSSPVSPNKIQVILICLIAGFSIPSLLLYLRMLLNTKVYLKEDIKDKVSIPFLGEVPFDKVSEEKDIRISEDSAHEHLNEALKIVRENLNFINGKQDEKGKTVQLISFNPSSGKTFITINLAVNIASSNAKVIALDLDLRKASLSKRLGFSTKQEGISNYLSGDANNIQTLIHTVNADNLSFDVISSGVIPPNPSELLKDTRLDKLMEFLKQEYDYVLFDNPPYGLLVDAFVCSRLADHSIYVIRSGMFDKRLLPDLQELYDSNKLKHLSIILNGVDYKKMAYSYKYGYSYHYHHYKKQHEKQRGWKNLYSKLFGDKY
- a CDS encoding nucleotidyltransferase family protein, with protein sequence MKRTFHETVLFDLLKISLWNQGAIINYANLAEEDWKAIYQLAAEQGVQSLVFDSIIQLPEKWRPEDTLLLMWAANTKLQEQRFMRNVMATNQLNEIFKAQELEILLLKGVGLAIFYPNLLYREFGDIDIYTNDHKKADNILLQYGEQTREHPKHNVFKFKGIPVENHRNFITLIKGTDLFSRKRRKAFETVEKELHDILKDEGSFLFRTYDNLRVPSATFNFLFLLMHTGTHLGGELVMRHLCDWACFLSTNQGRYNEKRIETTLGLLNFRKICFLMTDTAIRYLGMPPEFAPSFYRKESRARLNERFMNSLFHRFPGSKEVRKNTLWCKWRRFYSKQWKYDLLYCEYLPERLVRTLILWYQGYKGRMFK
- a CDS encoding PqqD family protein; translation: MYIRKEYQLQTIASKNFIFLHKSGEVDMTRILSFNKTSVWLWQQLSEKEFTEEEALTLLCEHYEGDISQIKQNLEWWIESLIEEDVIVK
- a CDS encoding S24/S26 family peptidase → MEEIDNNWLFRQVEIALNTKKRVKIRLMGESMYPFLNSRSDILVIAPFISETVRVGDVVLAKVNDQYVLHRLIEKKEQGWCKLQGDANMKKQELVHVGNIIGRLVQIERNGTQTIDCLSKKWQWYGRCWIKLRFCRTYLLKIILWKRRAIKK